A single region of the Anaerostipes rhamnosivorans genome encodes:
- a CDS encoding V4R domain-containing protein: MNENIFLKDQKKLGLAEYMDYNLDGRGNLGEDIPVAVYRLMEYSLREELEERYGREEQIRVLRGAGFRAGVYFAKKMLDLTKELNQFVAQLQERMEELKIGVLRIEKYDEESGKFILTISEDADCSGLPLLGETVCNYDEGFISGVMTVYMKKEYSAEEVDCWATGDRVCRFRVEPKKS; the protein is encoded by the coding sequence ATGAATGAAAATATATTTCTGAAGGATCAGAAAAAGTTAGGGCTGGCGGAGTATATGGACTATAATCTGGACGGCCGGGGCAATTTAGGGGAGGACATTCCAGTCGCTGTTTACCGGCTGATGGAATATTCCTTGAGGGAAGAATTGGAGGAACGATACGGCAGGGAGGAGCAGATCCGTGTTCTGAGAGGAGCAGGATTCCGAGCCGGCGTGTATTTCGCCAAAAAGATGCTGGACCTGACAAAGGAACTGAACCAATTTGTAGCGCAGCTGCAGGAGCGCATGGAAGAACTGAAGATCGGTGTTCTCCGTATTGAAAAATATGACGAAGAGAGTGGAAAGTTTATACTGACCATCTCAGAGGACGCGGACTGCTCAGGATTGCCGCTTTTGGGGGAGACCGTGTGTAACTATGATGAGGGGTTTATATCCGGGGTCATGACGGTCTACATGAAGAAGGAATATTCGGCAGAGGAAGTTGACTGCTGGGCCACTGGGGACAGGGTGTGCAGATTCCGGGTAGAGCCGAAAAAAAGTTGA
- a CDS encoding [FeFe] hydrogenase, group A, with translation MSYMTINNRRVEFTDEKNVLSVIRKSGIDLPTFCYHSELSTYGACRMCVVEDDRGRIFASCSETPRDKMVIYTNTPRLKHHRKMIIELLLASHCRDCTTCTKNGVCVLQKLSRQLGIKEVRFPNNKKQLPKDLSSECIIRDPNKCILCGDCVRTCDEIQGMGILDFAFRGSKMQVTTAFNKDLAQTDCVGCGQCRAVCPTGAITIKQNIEQVWDALSDPEIRVVVQIAPAVRVAVGDKFGIPKGENVLGRLVAALRRIGFDEVYDTNFGADLTVMEESKELLERLEVGDNLPLFTSCCPAWVKFCENRYPQFKDHISTCRSPQEMFGALMKEEARMNDASDSRKVMVVSIMPCTAKKAEITRPEHFNDGEQNVDYVITTTEAARMIQEAGIDLAQLEPEALDMPFGISSGAGAIFGVTGGVTEAVLRRLMNSDRAEDLEAISFTGVRGVDGIKEASVKLGDRDVKIAVVNGLRCASEVLDKIEAGEVHYDFVEVMACKRGCITGGGQPVPIGPRTKKARVQGLYKIDKMAQIKLSSQNPIVATVYDGLLKGKEHKLLHNE, from the coding sequence ATGAGTTATATGACGATCAATAACAGAAGGGTGGAATTTACAGACGAAAAAAATGTTCTGTCTGTGATCCGCAAGTCCGGAATAGATCTTCCTACCTTCTGCTATCATTCAGAGCTTTCCACATATGGTGCATGCCGCATGTGTGTCGTTGAGGATGACCGGGGAAGGATTTTTGCATCCTGTTCTGAGACTCCCCGGGATAAGATGGTGATCTATACCAACACCCCGAGACTGAAACACCACAGAAAAATGATCATTGAGCTTTTGCTGGCTTCCCACTGCAGAGACTGTACTACCTGCACGAAAAACGGAGTCTGTGTCCTACAGAAACTATCCAGGCAGCTGGGCATCAAGGAAGTGCGTTTTCCGAATAATAAAAAACAGCTGCCGAAGGATTTGTCTTCCGAATGTATTATCCGGGATCCAAACAAGTGTATTTTGTGTGGCGACTGTGTCAGGACCTGCGATGAAATCCAGGGAATGGGAATCCTGGACTTTGCGTTCCGCGGATCTAAGATGCAGGTGACGACGGCCTTTAACAAGGATCTGGCACAAACAGACTGTGTGGGATGTGGGCAGTGCCGTGCGGTCTGTCCAACCGGAGCCATTACGATCAAACAGAATATCGAGCAGGTGTGGGATGCGCTGTCTGATCCTGAGATCCGGGTTGTAGTACAGATCGCGCCGGCAGTGAGAGTGGCCGTGGGAGATAAGTTCGGTATTCCAAAAGGAGAAAATGTGCTCGGCCGGCTCGTGGCCGCACTGCGGAGGATCGGATTTGATGAGGTATATGACACCAATTTCGGTGCAGATCTGACGGTTATGGAAGAGTCCAAAGAACTGTTAGAGCGCCTGGAGGTGGGGGATAACCTTCCGTTGTTTACTTCCTGCTGTCCTGCGTGGGTGAAATTCTGTGAGAACAGGTATCCGCAGTTTAAGGATCACATTTCTACCTGCCGGTCCCCTCAGGAGATGTTTGGGGCGCTGATGAAAGAGGAAGCACGCATGAATGACGCCAGTGATTCCAGGAAGGTAATGGTGGTCTCCATCATGCCGTGTACTGCAAAGAAAGCGGAGATCACAAGGCCGGAGCACTTTAATGACGGAGAACAGAACGTGGACTATGTGATCACTACCACAGAAGCAGCCCGTATGATCCAGGAGGCCGGCATCGATCTGGCTCAGCTGGAGCCGGAGGCACTGGATATGCCGTTTGGTATCTCCTCCGGCGCAGGTGCGATCTTCGGTGTGACCGGAGGTGTAACGGAGGCAGTTCTGCGCCGGCTGATGAACAGTGACAGGGCAGAAGACCTGGAAGCCATCAGTTTTACCGGTGTACGCGGGGTGGACGGGATCAAGGAAGCTTCCGTGAAGCTTGGAGACCGTGACGTAAAGATTGCGGTAGTCAATGGACTGCGCTGTGCGTCTGAGGTGCTGGATAAGATAGAAGCAGGAGAAGTACATTATGATTTTGTAGAAGTCATGGCTTGCAAAAGAGGCTGCATCACAGGAGGAGGCCAGCCGGTGCCGATCGGACCGAGAACCAAGAAGGCGAGAGTGCAGGGTCTTTACAAGATCGATAAAATGGCCCAGATCAAACTTTCCAGCCAGAATCCTATCGTTGCGACTGTCTATGACGGCCTTTTAAAAGGAAAGGAGCATAAGCTGCTTCACAATGAATAA